Genomic DNA from Candidatus Sphingomonas phytovorans:
ATGGGAATATGCCGCCCGCGCCGGTCAGAAGGCGCTACCCGAGCCGGTCGACGGCGAAGGGCGCCCCCAGGCCAATTATTATCAGGGCGTGTTCCCGCAACGCGACCTTGGGCTCGACGGATATAAGGGCCGGGCGCCGGTTGGGTGCTTCAAGCCCAATGCGTTCGGGCTGTACGACATGATCGGCAATGTCTGGGAATGGACCAGCGACCCGGGCGGGTCGCAGGGCGACATGCATGTCATCAAGGGCGGATCCTATCTCTGCGCGAGCAATTACTGCGCGCGCTACCGCCCCGCCGCGCGCCAGTTCCAGGAACGCGGGCTCGGCACCGACCATATCGGGGTCCGCCTCGTCGCCGACCGTCCGGTGCCGCCGCGACATTGACCCGGCCGGGATGATATGACACTCTAACTGCCAATATATAAAGCGGGAGAGTGATGATGCGGGTGCTCAGGACTCCGGACGAGCGGTTCGAAGGGCTGGCGGACTATGCGTTCGAACCACATTATCTGACCGTCACCGATGCCGACGGCACGGCACTCCGCATCCATTATCTCGATGAGGGTCATCCCGACGCGCCGGCCGTGCTGCTGATGCATGGCGAGCCGAGCTGGTCGTATCTCTACCGCAAGTTCGTGCCGGCGCTGGTCGCCCGGGGCTATCGCGTGATCGCGCCTGACCTGATCGGCTTCGGCAGGTCCGACAAGCCGGCCGAGCGCGCCGACTATAGCTATGAACGCCATGTCGCCTGGATGAGCGACTGGCTGACCGCGCTCGACCTGACCGACATCACCCTGTTCTGCCAGGATTGGGGCGGGCTGATCGGCCTGAGGCTGGTCGCCGCCTTCCCCGACCGCTTCGCGCGGCTGGTGATCGCCAATACCGGATTGCCGGTCGGCACCGGATCGTCGGCCGGGTTCGATGCGTGGCTCGCCTTCAGCCAGAATGTGCCGCAATTCCCGGTCGGTTTCATCGTCAATGGCGGCACCACGCGCGAGCTCACCCCGGCCGAGATCGCCGCTTATGACGCGCCCTTTCCCGACGAAAGCTACAAGGAGGGCGCGCGACAGTTCCCGACCCTGGTGCCGGTCACGCCCGACCATGCGTCGGTCGCGGAGAACCGGGCCGCCTGGGCTGTGCTCGAACGCTTCGAGAAACCGGTACTGACCGCCTTTGCCGACAATGACGCGGTGACGCGCGGTGGCGAGAAGGCGTTCATCGATCGCATCCCGGGCGCGCGCGGGCAGGCGCACGTGATCGTCAAGGATGCCGGGCATTTCCTACAGGAAGACAAGCCCGAGGCACTGTGCGCGTTGATCGACACCTTCATCCGGCAACGGCCGGTGGAGATCGCGGCATGAACGTCACCAATGTCGTCTTCCCCGGCCCCGAACAGGCAGCCGCCTTTTTCGGCGCCCCGGAGGACGGGCCGTTCGTCATGATCAACCTGCTCAAGTTCAGGGAACGGGCTGAATATGCCGACGGCTCCGAGCCGGAGTTGAGCGGCCACGACGCCTATCGCCGCTATGGCAAGGCGGTGCAGGCCTGCCTCGCCTCGGTCGGCGCGCGATCGCTCTATGCCGGCGACGTCACTGAGCTGATGCTGGGCGAGATCGACGAGCTGTGGGACATGGTCGCGCTCGCCGAATATCCCTCGCGCGCGGCGATGATGGCGATGGTGTCCTCCCCCGCCTATCAGGCGATCGAGAAGCACCGCATCGCCGGGCTCGCCGGCCAGCTCAACATCCGCACCAAGGCAATCGGCGGATGACCCTCACCTATGATCTCTACTGGTCGTTCCGCTCGCCCTATTCCTATCTGGTGACGCCGCGGCTGGTCGCGCTGGAGCGGGATCATGACGTCACGGCCAATGTTCGCCCGGTCTATCCGATCGCGGTGCGGCAGCCCGATTTCTTCACCAGCAACGATCCGCTCTGGGTAAGCTATTTCCTGCGCGACATCGGCCGGAGCGCCGAGTTCGTCGGCCTGCCCTTCCGCTGGGCATCGCCTGATCCGGTGAAGATGGACATGGCGACGCGCACCTATCCGAAGGAGCAGCCCCATATCCACCGGCTGACTCATCTCGGCGTGGCGGCGGCCGAGCGCGGACGCGGCCTCGCCTTTCTCGACGAGGTCAGCCGGCTGATCTGGGGTGGTGCGGTGACCGACTGGCATCTCAGCGACCATCTCGCCGAAGCAGCCGGGCGCGCCGGGCTCGACCTGGCGGAGATGGACGCGGCGATCGCGGCGGACCCTGAGCATCATGTCGCTGTAGTGGAGGCCAATCAGGCCGCGCAGCGCGCCGGCGGCCATTATGGCGTCCCCCTCATGGTGTTCGAAGGGGAGCCGTTCTTCGGGCAGGACCGGTTCGACCAGCTCAAATGGCGGATGGAGCAAAAGGGCCTCGCGCGCCGCTGAACCGCGCCACTAATGGCGCCTTCGTCGATTGACGCTCCACGCACAGTTTGATTGACTGCAAGGTGGCGGATCGAGTGCAGCGGAGAGAAGACGATGGGCGGCCATAGCAGCTATCGGACTCTGGCCGGATCGGCCCGCCCGGCGCCAGCGGGCAAGGCCATCGCCGGGCCGCGCCACGCCCAGCTCACTCAGCTCAAGGCAATCCTGCAACGCAAGCCGAACCGCACCGGCCTGCCCGACCGGCTCAAGTCGGGGGTCGAGGCCCTGTCGGGCGTGTCGATGGACCAGGTCCAGGTGCATTATAATTCGGCGGAGCCGGCGCAGCTCAACGCCCATGCCTATGCCCAGGGCACCGACATCCATCTTGCACCGGGCCAGGCGCACAACCTGCCGCACGAGGCATGGCATGTCGCGCAGCAGGCCCAGGGCCGGGTGCAGGCGACGACGCAGCTCGCGTCGGGGGTCCCGATCAACGACGATACGGGGCTCGAGCGGGAAGCCGATGTGATGGGCGCGCAGGCGCTCGCGACCGCCCCGCAAGAGACGGAAGAGGAGCCGGCCCAGCTCAGCGCGATCGACGGGCCCGGCACCACGCCGGTCCAGCGCCTGCTCGACGAAAAGGGCAAGGCAGTCAATATCGAAGGGCTCAGCGACGAGGATCTGCTCATACTCGGCGACAAGCTGGAGCACCGCGATACACCACCAGGCTACACGGTCCAGACCGGCGATATCGAACGCGTCGTCGCTGAATATCAGCGCCGTCAGGCTCCGATCAGCCTCGATATAGACGAAGATGATCTAAAACCCGAGAACGAAGCTCTCGACGAAGATCACCAGTTCAGTGAGCGGGACGAATTCGAGTTCCACATGACCACCACGGCCCGGCAAAATGCCGGCCTGGACAAGATTAAGTACAGGGACGACGAAGAGCGCGAGGTCAGGGAATGGCCCGAGCGCTCATTCCAGGGAACGATGGGCGAATATTACGCCAGCCAGGCGATGACCAGCCAAGGCTTGCAGCCCACCCCACTCAATGCCGGGTTTTTCAAGAATAACTTCGCCGGAGGCGACCATCTCTTCTCCGGGGGCAGCCGTAGTGGCTTCATGGAGCAGACCAAGCTCCATCTGTCGGATCACACCGCCTCGACCAATACCTATCTCGGCCATGTCGAAAAGGCACCGATCTATGCAGTCAAGGCGATCAAGGACTTCTACAAAAAGCGTGATGTGCTGGATAAACTGTCCAAACAACCTCCCTTTTCAGCGGACAAGAAATTCCGCGACTTCGTCAAGGCACTCGGAGAGCTTGACGGCACGAGCGAAGACGAAATCTTCGATTCTAAAGCGCATAAACTACTCGTCGAAGGCACGCGCTTTTCCGTTCCAAGCGATATTTACGATCAGATACCGGCCAAGGCCCAGCATAACTTCATCCGGATGGACCGAAGCGTCAGAGAACTGACTGACCTAAAGAATGATTTCGCGGAAGAGTTCGTGCCTTCGAAGAAGCGGAACACGGACGAAGACGACGAGGATTTCAAGCTTTGAACATAAACTGGCCGGTCAGGTCCGACGCGCCTTCCGCCGCCACCACACCGCCCCGGTCACGAGCGCACCAAGCGCCAGCAGCGCTGCCAGCGCCCTGAGCAGCTTCGGCCGAACGCTCTTGTTGAAGCCGCTCCGGTTGATCTGCGCCTCGGCGGTATAGCCGGCCGGCATCGGCAGCACCTGGTCGCGCCTGGCGAAGGCGGCATAATCGGCCTGCAGCGCCGTGAAGAGGGCAGGCATCGCCCCGGCAAGATCGCGCGTCTCGCCGGGATCCCGGGCGATATCGTAGAGGTGCCATTCGCCCGTGCCGGTGGGCGGCAGGTTCTTCACCAGCTTGTAATCGCCGCGGAACACCGCCGCGTTGCCGGACAGCTCATAGCCGATTGCCTGGTCGGCTGGATGGACGCTGTCGGCGGCACCAGTCAGCACCGGCCAGAGATTCGCCCCCGTCATCGGCTCAACCTGCTTGCCGCGATAGCTGCCCTTCTGGCCGGGAACCCCGGCAAGGGCCAGCAAGGTCGGGGCGATATCCGTCACATAGGCAAAGCGTCCGGCGATCGTTCCCGCCTTGAGCGCGGGGTTGCCCGGCCATGCCAGGATCAGCGGCACGCGCAGCCCCCCTTCCCCGGCGGAGAATTTATAGCCCCGCAGCGGCGAGGCGGCGGCGCTCGCCCAGCCCGGGCCGATCGACGTGAACGAGCCGCGCCGTCCCTGCGACTCCGGTGCCAGATCGTAATGAAGCCAGCTGTTGAGCGCGCTGAGGAAGTTTGCCATCGGATCGATCGGCTCGGCGCCATTGTCCGACAGGAAGACGAAGACGGTATCGGCATAGTCGCCGGTCGCCTTGAGATGCGCGACCAGCCGCCCGATCTCGGCATCGGCCGCCTCGGCCATGCCGCCATAGGCAGCCATCGCGCGCGCCTGCGCCGCCCGCTCGGCGGGGGGAAGGGCGTTCCAGTCGCGGGTGCTCGCCATGGTGACCATCGGCGTGCCGGCGGGAATGATGCCCAATGCCGCCGCCCTGTCCCGCCGCGCGGTACGCAACGCGGTCCAGCCGCCATCATAGGCGGTGCGGTAACGCGCGATGTAAGCATCGGGCGCCTGGACCGGGATGTGGTTGGCGAGGAAATTGATGGACGCGAAGAAGGGGCGCCCGCTCGACCGACCGCGCTCGATATAGTCGATCATCTTCTCGACGACGAAGCGCGAGGAATAATAATCCTTGGGCAGGGTCGCCGGCTTGCCGTCCTCGGTCCAGTCGGCGGTATCGTACAATCCCTCGATCGGGCGTTGCTCGAAATTGTCGGCGCCGGCATCGGCCAGCGAGAAGGCGTGGTCATAGCCGCGCGCGGTGGGCAGCTTGTCCGGCGTCCGGCCGAGATGCCATTTGCCGGTGAGATAGGTGCGATAGCCGCCGTCGCGGAACAGGCTTGCCAGGGTGACGACCCGGTCGTTGAGCATTGTGTCGTAGCCGGGCTTGCCGACATGTTCGGGCGGGATCGTCTCGGGCATGTTGCCGAGGCCGGCGCGGTGGTTGCTGACGCCTGTCTGCAACATCGCGCGCGTGGGCGAGCAGGTGCCGGCGACATGGAAGTTGGAGAAGCGCACGCCGATCTTCGCGAGCGCATCGATATTGGGCGTATGGATCTCGCTGCCGAAACTGCCGACATCGCTGAAGCCCCAGTCGTCGGCGAGCAGGATGACGATATTGGGCCGCTTCCGCTCAGCCGCGCCGGCACCCGAGGCGAGCGCGACGGTGCAGAGCAGGGGAGCAGCCCAGAGCAGGGCGACGGCGCGCCTCACCGGTCGATCAGCCGCTTGAGGGTCACCTCGTGCCCGCCCGCCGGCATGCTGAGCATCATGCCGTCCTCCCCGACCGTGATCGGCCCGTCATAATAGGAATGGGCATCGCCAAGGAACGCCGGATAGGCGAAGCGGATCGGCATCGGCGGGACGATATGGTTGAGCATCAGATAGCGCACGCCCGCCGCCTTCGCGACCTGCGCCGCCTGTTCCGGTGTCGAGTGATAGCCGATGATGTCGCGCGTCACCTGCGCCATGTTCGCCTGGCCCTTCGCCTCGAGCCCCCTGGTCAGCAAGGCGACGAGCTTCGGCTGGAGTGCTTCATGGACCAGCACATCGGCCCCCTTCGCCGCCGCGGCCACCGTCGGGGTCGGTGCCGTGTCGCCGCTCAGCACGACCGAGCGGCCCTTATAGTCGAAGCGATAGCCGACCGCCGGCTCGACCGGCCGGTGATCGACGCGGAACGCCGTCACCTTCACCCCGCCATCGTCGACCAGCACGACGCTGTCGCCCTGCCCGCGCGGCGGCGGCGCGAAGGGCAGCGCCGTTCCGCCGGCACCGGAAGGCGGCAGGATCCTGGTGCCGTGATGCGCGACGCGGTAGCCGGTATCGAGCCGGTACGCCGCATCGAACCCGGCGACGACGCTGTCGACCCCCGGCGGACCATGGATCGGCAGCGGCGTGGGCGAGGCGCGGCCCGACCAGCGCAGCAGCATCACCGGGCCGAGCCCGTCGATATGGTCCGAATGGAAATGAGTGAGGAACAGCGCCTCGATCCGGCCCGGCGGGATGCCCATCTGGACGATGTTCTCTGCGCCGCCCTCGCCTGCATCGACCAGGAAGACTCGCTTGCCGGCGATCACCACGGTGCACGGCCCGGCCCGAGTCGGATCGGGCAGCGGCGAGCCGGTGCCGCACAGCGCGACGTGCAATCCGTCGGGAAGCCCGGCGGTGGCATCGCGGCCGACGCGCTGGTCGACCGCGCGCTCGAGCATCGCCGTGCCGATCTGCCGCTTGAACAGGGAGACCCCGCCGAACGCGACCGCCGCCAGGGCGACCACCGCCAGCGCCCATTTCCCCAGCCCTTTTTTCGAAGGTGCTCGCATCGGCATCTCTCCCCAGGGATGATGATGCGCCGGGATAATGGCATTATCAATGCCGAAATGTTGCAAAGGGCCCGAGTGCTGATACGATGCCGGGAAACAAGGGAGAGGCAGACATGCGCACCATGATTCGCGCCGCGATCGCACTGGTCGGGCTGTTCAACCTGGCCATCGGGCTCGCCTTCCTGGCCGCGCCGGCAAGGCTGGGCGCCAAATTCTTCCTGCTGCCCGCGAGCATCCAGGGGCTTGCGACGATGCGGGCCGACTTCACCGCCTTCTTCGTGACCGGCGGGGTGTTCGCGCTGCTCGGGGCATGGCGCGGACGGGCCGAGCCGCTGACCGTGCCGCTGCTCCTGCTCGCCATCGCGCTGTTCGGGCGCTGCGTCGCCATCGCGATCGACGGGGCGTCGCCCACCGCCTTCGAACCGATGATCGCCGAGGCGGCGATGATCGCGATCCTGCTTGCGGGACGCCGCATCCTCTCCACCCGGCACCGAGGAGCCCGCACATGAAGACCTGGCTGAAGATCCTGATCGGAACGGTCGCGCTGCTCCTTGTCGGCGGCTACCTGGCCAAGGATTATGTGCTGCTCCACCTCGCCGGCTGGCTGTCGCCGCACGTCTATCCCAACCGGCCGGTCGCCTGGCAGAAAGGGCCGGATACGCCGCAGGTACCGGCCGACAGGCGCCCGCCCAACATCGTCCTGATCGTCGCCGATGATCTCGGCTATAACGACATCAGCTTCAACGGCGGCGGGGTGGCGGGCGGCCTGCTCAAGACGCCCCATATCGATTCGCTTGGACGAGAAGGGGTCAGCTTCGCTGACGGCTATGCCGGCAACGCCACCTGCGCGCCGTCGCGCGCCGCGCTGATGACCGGGCGCTACCCGACCCGATTCGGCTTCGAATTCACCCCGACCGACACCCGCTTCGCCCGCACCATCGCCGGCTTCCCGACGAGCTGGGAACACCGCACCATCTTCGACGAGGATGCGGCGCGGAACGATCCGCCGGCCGACGACAAGGGCATGCCGCGATCGGAGCTGACCATTGCCCAGCTGATGCGCGGCAAGGGCTATCACACGCTCCATCTCGGCAAATGGCACCTCGGCGGCGCGAAGGGCATGCGGCCCGAGGACAAGGGGTTTGACGAAAGCCTCGGCTTCATCATCGGCGCGCAGATGTTCCTGCCCGAAAATGATCCGAACGCCGTCAATTCGAAGCAGGATTTCGACCCGATCGACAAATATATCTGGGCGAACCTGCCGTTCAGCGTCCAGTATAACGGCAGCGCGCCGTTCCGGCCGAACCGCTACATGACCGATTACCTGACCGACCAGGCGATCGACACGATCAGGGCGAACCGCAACCGGCCCTTCTTCCTGTACCTGGCCTATAACGCGCCGCACACGCCGCTCCAGGCGCTGAAGGCAGATTACGACGCGCTGCCGCAGATCGCCGACCACCGTACCCGCGTCTATGCCGCGATGATCCGCGCGCTCGATCGGGGGGTGGGCCGGGTGACGGCCGAGCTGAAGGCGCAGGGCCTCGACAAGAATACGCTGGTGATCTTCACCAGCGACAATGGCGGCGCGCATTATATCGGCCTGCCCGACATCAACCGGCCCTATCGCGGCTGGAAGGCGACCTTCTTCGAAGGCGGGATGAAGGTGCCGTTCTTCATGCGCTGGCCAGCGCAGATCAAGCCGGGCACGCGAATCGCCGGGCCGGTGAGCCATTTCGACATCTTCGCCACCGCCGGCAAGGCGGCCGGGATCGCGATGCCGGCCGACCGCGCGATCGACGGCGTCGACCTGATGCCCTTTGTCGAGGGCAAGGCGACCGGCGCCCCGCACCAGACGCTGTTCTGGCGCGACGGCGCCTATCGGGTGGTGCGCGAGGGCGACTGGAAGCTGCAGATGCTCGATCTGCCGCACAAGGCATTGCTGTTCGACATGCGCGCCGACCCGACCGAGCAGCACGACGTCGCGGCGCAACAACCCGCCGTCGTCGCACGACTGCAGGCATTGCTGGCAAAGCATGATAAGGAAAGCGTCAAGCCGGCCTGGCCGTCGCTGATCCGGTCGCCGATCGCCATCGACCGGCCGCTCGGGACCAGGCCGAAACCGGGCGAGACCTATATCTACTGGGCAAATTGAACTGATGGCCGAAGACGAAGGGCGTTCAGCCGACGGGCGAAGAAGACGATCGGAATCAAGCCGCGACAAGATCGTCGAGGCGATGCTGGCGCTCGTCGCCGAAGGGCAGATCACCCCCAGCGCCGACCAGGTGGCGGGCCGCGCCGCCGTCGGCCTGCGCAGCGTGTTCCGCCATTTCAAGGATATGGAAAGCCTGTATGCCGCGATGACGGCACGGCTCTCGCGCCAGTATGAGATGTGGCTTGTCCCCTATAAATCGAGCGACTGGCGCGGGCAGCTCGCCGAGACGCTCGACCGCCGGCTGACCACCTATGAGAAGCTGATGCCGTTCAAGCGTGCCGCCGATGCACACCGGCACGAATCGGCCACGATCCAGGCTGAACATGCCCGAACGCTCGCCTTCATGCGGGCCAGGCTGAAATCGATCCTGCCCGAAGAGATTTCCGGCGACATGCTCGCCTTCGAATCGATCGACCTGCTGCTGAGCTTCGAGACATGGCAGCGGCTGCGCATGGAGCAGGGGCTTTCGATCAGGAAAGCCAGGGCAGTGGTTCGCGCGCAGGTTGATCGGCTGGCCGAACGCGCCCAGTAAGGGTCGGGTGACGTCCGCTGATCCCCTCCCCGACGATCCCCTTCACGCCCGGGGCGCCGACACGGCAGGCCATGTTCCCGACGATATCCGTCATCCGCCCTGGCGATTGATCGGCATCGGCGCGGTGGCGGCCGCAGTGCTGATCCTCGGCCTGATCGGCACGCTGATCGATCGCGGGCTACAGTTCGGCTTCGACCGGAGCATCCTGCTCGCGATGCGCCACGGCACGATTCACGGCGCGCCGATCGGCCCGTCCTGGCTGAAGCAGACGATGATCGACGTGACGGCGCTCGGCGGGGAGACCGTGCTGGTCATCATGGTGGCCATGGTCGCCGGGTTCCTGGCGGTGCAGCGCCACTGGCTGACCTTCTGGCTGATGCTTGGCGGGACGATCAGCGGCTCGGTCGCGGTCGCCATCGCCAAGAGCCTGACCGGCCGCGCCCGCCCCGAGGTGACCGACCATCTCGTCCAGGTGACCTCGGCCAGCTTCCCCAGCGGTCACGCCGCGAACAGCGCGATCATCTATCTCACCATCGCGCTGCTGATGGCCCAGATCGTCGAGGCGCCGCGCGCGCGCCGCTATATCCTGGCCGTCGCCATGCTGCTGGTCGTCGCGATCGGCTTCAGCCGGATCTATCTGGGTGTCCACTGGCCGAGCGACGTGATCGCCGGCTGGAGCTTCGGAATCCTGTGGGCGCTCGCCTGGTGGGCGCTTGGAGCGCGGGTGCGAATCAGGCGGGCGGCCGCCGTCGCGCCGCACGGAGCATGACGCTGCTGTAACAACGCATCGTCGGCGAAGCGTGCGCCTGTAGCGATGAATTGCCTTGATACTTTATAACATCCTATCTACTCCGCCGCACAACGCACAGTCGGAGTATGTCATGACGCTGAAGATCGCCCTGCTCGCCGGTACCACCCTGATGATCGCAGGGCCGGCTTTTGCGCAGGAAGCGCCTTCGGTGAGCGTGTCGGACAGCGCCTCCGCCCCGGCCGGCCAGAGCCCCGACGTGATCGTCACCGCGCCCTTCCGGCAGAGCGAGACCGACGTCCTTTCCGGCACCTCGGTCGTCAGCGGCGAGGAACTGACCCGCGACCTGAAGCCGACGATCGGCGAAACCCTGGCCAAGCAGCCCGGCGTCTCGGCGACCTCGTTCGGGCCGAGCGCGTCGCGTCCGATCCTGCGCGGCTTCCAGGGCGAGCGGGTCCGCGTGCTGACCGACGGGATCGGATCGATCGACGTGTCCAACACCTCGGTCGACCATGCGGTAATCATCGATCCGCTGCTGGCCGAGCGGATCGAGGTGCTGCGCGGTCCCTCAGCCCTGCTGTTCGGCTCCTCCGCGGTGGGCGGCGTCGTCAACGTGATCGACACGCGCATCCCGCGCGCGGTGCCGGCCAAGGGCTATCGGCTCGACGGCATCGCCACCTATGGCTCGGCCGCGAACGAGCGGTCGGCCGGCATGGCCGGCGATGTCGCGATCGGCGAGCATCTCGTGCTGCATGCCGACGGTTCCTGGTCCAAGAGCGACGACCTGCGCATCGGCGGCTATGCCCTGACCGAGCAGCGCCGCCAGGAGGCGATCGCCACCAGCAAGCTGCCGCCGGCGGCACCTGAGCCCGGCGAGGACCCGATCGACTATGCCGCCAACGCCGCGATCCGCGGCAAGCTGCCCAATACGGCGGCCAAGACCTGGACGGCGGGCGTCGGCGCCTCGATCATCACCGACACCGGCAGCCTCGGTGTGTCGTACAGCCATTATGACAGCCTGTACGGCGTGCCGATCCGCTATGCGACCCTGCCCGACCAGGGCCAGGAAGCACCGCGGCTCGACATCGTGCAGAACCGGTTCGACCTGCGCGCCGAGGTGAATACGGGCGGCGGCTTCCTCGACAAGATCCGCCTCCGCGCCGGCCATGCGACCTATCGCCATTTCGAGCTCGAGCCCGATGGCGCGATCGGGACCGCCTTCTATAATAACGGCACCGAGGCGCGGCTTGAGCTGGTCCAGGCGAAGCGGGGCGCCTGGGTCGGCGCGTCTGGCGTGCAATATTTCAACCGGGTGTTCAACGTGGTCGGCGACGAGGCCTTCCTGCCCAAGAACGAGACCAACCAGACCGGCTTCTTCACCCTGCAACAACTCGATCTCGGCGCGTTCAAGGCCGAGGGCGGGCTCCGCTACGAAGTGACCGACGTCGCGGCGCGCACGCCGCTGGGCGACGAGCGCTTCTTCGCGGGGCAGCGGCATTTCGGGGCGCTGTCGGGATCGATCGGCGCGTCCTACGGCATCAGCGACGCAGTGCGGATCGGCCTGAACTTCTCGCGCACGGAGCGCGCTCCTTCAGCCGAGGAATTGTTCGCCAACGGCGCGCATGCCGGCACCCAGGCCTATGAGTTGGGCAATCCGAACTTCAGGCTGGAAAAGAGCTGGGGGCTGGAAGGGACGCTGCACGCGCACGGCAATGGCTACAGCTTCGACGCCTCGGCCTATTACAACCGCTTCACCAACTACATCGCCGAGACCCAGGTCGCGCAATCGGTGTGCGAGGCTGCCGCCGCGCCGAGCGGACGTACCGTCGAATTCCCTTGCTTCCAGTCGATCCAGACCGATGCGATCTATTACGGCGTCGAGGCCGAGGCGTCGGTGCTGCTCGCCCGGGTCGGCGGCTACAAGATCAATGTCGACGCGCTGGGCGACTATGTCCATGCCTCGATCGTCGACCAGGGCCCGTTGCCGCGCATCCCGCCGATGCGGGTGCTTGGCGGGGTCGAGGCGCAGGGCGACAGGCTCAACGGCCGCATCGAGGTCGAGCGCGTGTTCAGGCAGAACCGGATCGCCGCATTCGAGACGCCGACCAACGGCTATACGATGGTCAACGCCTCGATCGGGATCGCGCCGTTCGGCAAAGCCAACAAGACCACGCTGACGATCACCGCCAACAACATCTTCGATGTCGATGCGCGGCGCGCGGCGAGCTTCCTCAAGGATTTCGCGCCGCTCGCCGGCCGCGACATCCGCGCCACGCTGCGCTTCGGCCTGTAAGCCGCCTCCGGGACGATTGCCTCGCGCCCGCGCCACCCTATCTTGGGCGGCTCAAG
This window encodes:
- a CDS encoding DsbA family protein — its product is MTLTYDLYWSFRSPYSYLVTPRLVALERDHDVTANVRPVYPIAVRQPDFFTSNDPLWVSYFLRDIGRSAEFVGLPFRWASPDPVKMDMATRTYPKEQPHIHRLTHLGVAAAERGRGLAFLDEVSRLIWGGAVTDWHLSDHLAEAAGRAGLDLAEMDAAIAADPEHHVAVVEANQAAQRAGGHYGVPLMVFEGEPFFGQDRFDQLKWRMEQKGLARR
- a CDS encoding sulfatase-like hydrolase/transferase, which translates into the protein MKTWLKILIGTVALLLVGGYLAKDYVLLHLAGWLSPHVYPNRPVAWQKGPDTPQVPADRRPPNIVLIVADDLGYNDISFNGGGVAGGLLKTPHIDSLGREGVSFADGYAGNATCAPSRAALMTGRYPTRFGFEFTPTDTRFARTIAGFPTSWEHRTIFDEDAARNDPPADDKGMPRSELTIAQLMRGKGYHTLHLGKWHLGGAKGMRPEDKGFDESLGFIIGAQMFLPENDPNAVNSKQDFDPIDKYIWANLPFSVQYNGSAPFRPNRYMTDYLTDQAIDTIRANRNRPFFLYLAYNAPHTPLQALKADYDALPQIADHRTRVYAAMIRALDRGVGRVTAELKAQGLDKNTLVIFTSDNGGAHYIGLPDINRPYRGWKATFFEGGMKVPFFMRWPAQIKPGTRIAGPVSHFDIFATAGKAAGIAMPADRAIDGVDLMPFVEGKATGAPHQTLFWRDGAYRVVREGDWKLQMLDLPHKALLFDMRADPTEQHDVAAQQPAVVARLQALLAKHDKESVKPAWPSLIRSPIAIDRPLGTRPKPGETYIYWAN
- a CDS encoding phosphatase PAP2 family protein; the encoded protein is MTSADPLPDDPLHARGADTAGHVPDDIRHPPWRLIGIGAVAAAVLILGLIGTLIDRGLQFGFDRSILLAMRHGTIHGAPIGPSWLKQTMIDVTALGGETVLVIMVAMVAGFLAVQRHWLTFWLMLGGTISGSVAVAIAKSLTGRARPEVTDHLVQVTSASFPSGHAANSAIIYLTIALLMAQIVEAPRARRYILAVAMLLVVAIGFSRIYLGVHWPSDVIAGWSFGILWALAWWALGARVRIRRAAAVAPHGA
- a CDS encoding haloalkane dehalogenase, which encodes MRVLRTPDERFEGLADYAFEPHYLTVTDADGTALRIHYLDEGHPDAPAVLLMHGEPSWSYLYRKFVPALVARGYRVIAPDLIGFGRSDKPAERADYSYERHVAWMSDWLTALDLTDITLFCQDWGGLIGLRLVAAFPDRFARLVIANTGLPVGTGSSAGFDAWLAFSQNVPQFPVGFIVNGGTTRELTPAEIAAYDAPFPDESYKEGARQFPTLVPVTPDHASVAENRAAWAVLERFEKPVLTAFADNDAVTRGGEKAFIDRIPGARGQAHVIVKDAGHFLQEDKPEALCALIDTFIRQRPVEIAA
- a CDS encoding arylsulfatase, with product MRRAVALLWAAPLLCTVALASGAGAAERKRPNIVILLADDWGFSDVGSFGSEIHTPNIDALAKIGVRFSNFHVAGTCSPTRAMLQTGVSNHRAGLGNMPETIPPEHVGKPGYDTMLNDRVVTLASLFRDGGYRTYLTGKWHLGRTPDKLPTARGYDHAFSLADAGADNFEQRPIEGLYDTADWTEDGKPATLPKDYYSSRFVVEKMIDYIERGRSSGRPFFASINFLANHIPVQAPDAYIARYRTAYDGGWTALRTARRDRAAALGIIPAGTPMVTMASTRDWNALPPAERAAQARAMAAYGGMAEAADAEIGRLVAHLKATGDYADTVFVFLSDNGAEPIDPMANFLSALNSWLHYDLAPESQGRRGSFTSIGPGWASAAASPLRGYKFSAGEGGLRVPLILAWPGNPALKAGTIAGRFAYVTDIAPTLLALAGVPGQKGSYRGKQVEPMTGANLWPVLTGAADSVHPADQAIGYELSGNAAVFRGDYKLVKNLPPTGTGEWHLYDIARDPGETRDLAGAMPALFTALQADYAAFARRDQVLPMPAGYTAEAQINRSGFNKSVRPKLLRALAALLALGALVTGAVWWRRKARRT
- a CDS encoding DUF4157 domain-containing protein, which produces MGGHSSYRTLAGSARPAPAGKAIAGPRHAQLTQLKAILQRKPNRTGLPDRLKSGVEALSGVSMDQVQVHYNSAEPAQLNAHAYAQGTDIHLAPGQAHNLPHEAWHVAQQAQGRVQATTQLASGVPINDDTGLEREADVMGAQALATAPQETEEEPAQLSAIDGPGTTPVQRLLDEKGKAVNIEGLSDEDLLILGDKLEHRDTPPGYTVQTGDIERVVAEYQRRQAPISLDIDEDDLKPENEALDEDHQFSERDEFEFHMTTTARQNAGLDKIKYRDDEEREVREWPERSFQGTMGEYYASQAMTSQGLQPTPLNAGFFKNNFAGGDHLFSGGSRSGFMEQTKLHLSDHTASTNTYLGHVEKAPIYAVKAIKDFYKKRDVLDKLSKQPPFSADKKFRDFVKALGELDGTSEDEIFDSKAHKLLVEGTRFSVPSDIYDQIPAKAQHNFIRMDRSVRELTDLKNDFAEEFVPSKKRNTDEDDEDFKL
- a CDS encoding DUF1330 domain-containing protein; this translates as MNVTNVVFPGPEQAAAFFGAPEDGPFVMINLLKFRERAEYADGSEPELSGHDAYRRYGKAVQACLASVGARSLYAGDVTELMLGEIDELWDMVALAEYPSRAAMMAMVSSPAYQAIEKHRIAGLAGQLNIRTKAIGG
- a CDS encoding MBL fold metallo-hydrolase, which codes for MRAPSKKGLGKWALAVVALAAVAFGGVSLFKRQIGTAMLERAVDQRVGRDATAGLPDGLHVALCGTGSPLPDPTRAGPCTVVIAGKRVFLVDAGEGGAENIVQMGIPPGRIEALFLTHFHSDHIDGLGPVMLLRWSGRASPTPLPIHGPPGVDSVVAGFDAAYRLDTGYRVAHHGTRILPPSGAGGTALPFAPPPRGQGDSVVLVDDGGVKVTAFRVDHRPVEPAVGYRFDYKGRSVVLSGDTAPTPTVAAAAKGADVLVHEALQPKLVALLTRGLEAKGQANMAQVTRDIIGYHSTPEQAAQVAKAAGVRYLMLNHIVPPMPIRFAYPAFLGDAHSYYDGPITVGEDGMMLSMPAGGHEVTLKRLIDR